In one Rhopalosiphum padi isolate XX-2018 chromosome 3, ASM2088224v1, whole genome shotgun sequence genomic region, the following are encoded:
- the LOC132925957 gene encoding zinc finger MYM-type protein 5-like has protein sequence MEVEYSNVDNQDPGKPNLPAVLSSDKTMSPLKPDPKSCMELECLVDNMEEEPERKNLLVLPCFGKKPNVSSCNGTKYLNTYVGDKEKLNEFTVLCVTDKTEIDASSFEKTEHSKIDVVIGEEDKSNVLIVLNTSNDTADVESPDIYESVNNLQSASPMFKNDPVLFMNKSITPGIKLIQLEMGPCQPIATDLPNGKFPKDESNPPRSFSTSYYTKLVNGKSEHRSWITYSPTMNRIYCWTCKLFGSIRAQKNSFVTTGCNSWGHLGGLYGRIHLHETCKDHLEAELNKIMYINNNRVDIQLVNSNNKHVAMNRAVVHVLMDIVLCLSKHNDAFRGHTECLTNGTSGKFLDWVNVFAKHHTILATHLENIKSSTKKQ, from the exons ATGGAAGTTGAATATTCAAATGTAGATAACCAAGATCCAGGGAAACCGAATTTACCAGCTGTACTGAGTTCTGACAAAACAA TGTCCCCATTGAAGCCGGATCCTAAAAGTTGTATGGAACTAGAATGTCTTGTTGATAATATGGAAGAGGAGCCAGAGAGAAAAAATTTACTGGTTTTACCTTGCTTTGGAAAAAAACCTA atGTAAGTAGCTGTAAtggaactaaatatttaaacacttaTGTAGGAGATAAGGagaaattaaatgaatttacgGTACTTTGTGTTACTGACAAAACAG aaatagaTGCAAGTAGCTTTGAGAAAACTGAACATTCGAAAATTGATGTAGTTATTGGAGAAGAAGATAAATCAAACGTATTGATTGTTCTAAATACTTCCAATGATACAGCAG aTGTTGAGTCTCCTGATATCTATGAAtctgttaataatttacaatcagCTTCGccaatgtttaaaaatgatccagttttatttatgaataaatcaaTCACACCTGGAATAAAGTTAATTCAATTAGAAATGGGTCCATGCCAACCAATTGCTACCGATTTACCCAATGGTAAATTTCCTAAAGATGAATCAAATCCACCACGTTCGTTTtcaacatcatattatacaaagttgGTTAATGGAAAGTCTGAACATCGATCGTGGATTACATACTCACCTACAATGAATAGAATTTATTGCTGGACATGCAAACTGTTTGGTTCTATTAGAGCTCAAAAAAACTCTTTTGTCACTACAGGTTGCAATTCATGGGGACATTTAGGAGGTTTATATGGTCGAATTCATTTACATGAAACTTGTAAAGATCACTTAGAagctgaattaaataaaataatgtacataaataataatcgtgttGATATTCAGTTAGTGAATTCTAATAATAAGCATGTTGCAATGAATAGAGCAGTTGTGCATGTATTAATGGATATAGTGTTATGTTTATCCAAACATAATGATGCATTCAGAGGCCATACTGAGTGTTTAACTAATGGTACAAGTGGAAAATTTCTAGATTGGG